The Fortiea contorta PCC 7126 genome has a segment encoding these proteins:
- a CDS encoding Uma2 family endonuclease translates to MVLAAPQHQSPIVTWEKLPEDFILPDDPVENIQQPSLAAALTDALGATNRIQPHMLVATNFGIVANINQKTVVKAPDWLYFPRVSPVGTGVIRRSYTPNTEGENVAVVMEFLSDTDNAEYSIRPTFPYGKLYFYERILQVPTYVIFNPYEVTLEVRHLENGQYVLQQPSESGHFWIRELDLFLGIWQGTRLGLNIYWLRWWDQEGNLLLWSSEQVEQERQRAEQERQRADNAIAQLEVERRRQEALAAKLRQLGIDPDVES, encoded by the coding sequence ATGGTTCTAGCCGCACCCCAGCACCAAAGCCCTATAGTGACTTGGGAAAAACTCCCCGAAGATTTTATTCTCCCCGACGACCCAGTGGAAAATATTCAACAGCCTTCCCTAGCAGCAGCGCTAACAGATGCGCTGGGTGCGACAAATCGCATTCAACCCCACATGCTAGTCGCAACCAATTTTGGCATTGTGGCGAATATTAATCAAAAAACCGTTGTCAAAGCCCCAGATTGGTTGTATTTTCCCCGTGTCTCGCCTGTGGGTACAGGTGTAATTCGTCGCAGCTACACACCGAATACGGAAGGTGAAAATGTGGCTGTGGTGATGGAATTTCTCTCAGATACTGATAACGCGGAATATTCAATTCGTCCCACCTTTCCTTACGGGAAACTATACTTTTATGAACGCATCTTGCAAGTTCCCACCTATGTAATTTTTAATCCTTATGAAGTTACTTTAGAAGTGCGTCATCTGGAAAACGGTCAATATGTTTTGCAGCAACCGTCAGAATCAGGTCATTTTTGGATCAGAGAGTTAGATTTATTCTTGGGAATTTGGCAGGGAACCCGTTTAGGGTTAAATATTTACTGGTTGCGGTGGTGGGATCAAGAGGGTAATTTATTGTTGTGGAGTTCCGAACAAGTGGAGCAGGAACGTCAACGAGCAGAACAGGAACGTCAACGAGCTGATAATGCGATCGCACAACTGGAAGTTGAACGCCGGCGTCAAGAAGCACTAGCTGCAAAGCTGCGGCAATTAGGTATTGATCCAGATGTGGAATCATGA